In Bacillota bacterium, the genomic stretch CATGGTAACATTAACAACTTTTGCTTCTACACCAAAGCTTCTAAGCGTTTCTTCAAGCTTTTTCGCTCCTTCAAGGGCAATGCTTTTATAGACACGGACACTTTTACCATTTTCCGTATTACTATTTAATAGACTTATAGGAGGATATTTATAAAGTATTTCCCGTATTTTCCCGTTAGATTTAGATCCTTTTCGTTTTTGGAAATCAATAACTTTTAATTCATCTAATTTATTTGATGTATCAATTTCAGGATTAACCTGAATTCCCGGCAAATTAACGTTAATTTCTACACTGTCGTTGTGTAATTCATCGTTTAATAACATATTATTTTCTTCAATGTTATAAACATCCTTACTCTCTTTTCCCTCTCTAATGCCTTCAATAAGTTTTTTCACACCATTTACCAAATCAGCTCTTATTTTTTTTGCTAATCCATATATTGAAATATCAGTTAACAATATTATGTTTATTATGGACAAAGAAGTTAATATAATGATAGTACCTAATGGTTGAAAAACCAAAAGGAGGGGTAGTGCAACAATTCCTCCCAAAACTCCTCCTCCAACAAGATTTTGGCCTTCCCTGTAAAACATAAGGATACAGTCTATTGGAGTACGGTTTTGATAATAGCTATATTGGTAGGTGCCTACTTGAAAAATTGACGAGATTAAAACCAACAACGTAAATGTATATGTGGCTTTCGTTTTTATATAAGCTTTATCCTTTCTAAATATTATAAGCACTGCGTAAATTATTACCAATACAGGGATTAGGAAAGATGGTATTCCTGCTATACCCATAAGTAGTTTTCTTATCAAAAGTCCAAAAATTCCTATTGAATTATCTATGTAGTAACCTAGAAATATAAGTAACCCTAAGGCTAAAATTAGTATTCCGGCTATTTCAGCATAAATTCCCTTATTAAGTTTTTTATTGTTTTTTTTATCAAGCTTTTTCTTTATTTGATATTTTTTCTTTTGTTTTTTTTGAAGACTCACTGTTACACCTCCGAAAATATTGCAACTAATATTTTTTTAATTATATATATTTTATTTATTATGATATCATAGTTTAACTGAAATTTCCAGAGTGTGTTTTTAAGTATAATCTACAAAATATTACACAATTTCAAAAAATTTTTGAAAATTATATGGAAAACCAATACAATATGTATTATAATTAAAAATGATAATCAGATAATGTATATTATGTTAATATCTGCAGAAAGAGGGGTAAAGTTACTTATGAAATTATTTGGGAAATCTTCAAAGAAGTCTACAAAAAAGTCTTCTAAAAGCGTTGTCACTGCAGCCTCAAAAGTTGTTAAAGACTTACCTTCAATGAAAAGACTTTTTAGCAGAGTTACGTTTTACCGTATCCGTAATAAATTGATTGTTGCATTTACAACCTTAATCATCCCAATGGTTCTACTAGGTATTATTTCTTATTCAACCGCCGCAAGCTCTATTAAAAATATTACTAGAAACTCAACGGAAGATACTATGCTCCAAGCCTCCAAGTACTTAGAATTATTGTTCCAAAATATTGATTCATTTTCCATGCAAATTTATCTGGATCAGACTATTCAAGACTATCTCTCAAATAAGGACGGCAGGCTGACCAAAACCGACTATGAGATGTTCCAACTAAGGCAGGACGTAGAAAAAGCTTTTTCCAGGTACACTTTTTCAAATAAGGATGTTTCAAATGTATTGATTGTTGGAGAGGAAGGCAAGTATTTTTCAATGGCGTCCAACATAAAATACAATTTTGATTACAATGCAATAAAAGAGACAAGAGTGTACCAGTTGATATCTTCAGGAGAGGGGAAACTGGTATGGCTTGGGAATCACAGCGAACTGGATGAAATTGTATATGATAAAAAATCTGATTTTTCAATAAGCGCTGCCAGAATTATAAGAAGTATAAATTCTTCAAAACCGATAGGACTTTTGCTAATAGACCTTAAGCTTGAAATTATTGATTCGTTGTTTGACAATATGAATCTCAATGAAGGCAGTGAAATTCATTTCATAAGTCCCGACGGTTATGATTATTCCTGTGTAAAAAGCGGCAAAGAAGATGAAACCGTTACGCCATTGGATGTAACAAGTCATTCTTTTTATAAGTCAATTAAGGAAAGCGAAGATATTAATGGTTCATCAACAGTGTCTATACATAAAAAGAGATATCTTATGTTGTATCAAAAAATCGGCAGTTCCGGTTATACTCTTATGAGCCTTATTCCGGAATCTGCCCTTCTTGGTGCCGCAAAGAGGATTGCAAGTGTAACTGCTGTTCTGGTCATACTTTCAATAGCCTTTGCATTAGTAATTGTAACAGTTATGGCAACTGGAATCGGACGGGTTATTAATAAGATAACCTATGTTGCAGAGCAAGCTTCAACAGGCAACCTCACTGTAGAATCCAAATCTGACCGAAAGGATGAGTTGGGATTTTTGTCAGGTAGTATTTCTTCCATGATTACCAATATGAGAGGACTTATAAAGCAAGTAATTGACCTTACTCAAACTGTTTCTAAATCAGCATCTGTAGTCTCAAATACTAGCCAGGACGTTTCTCAAGTTTCACATGAGATATCCGTTGCAATACAGGAAATTGCCCAGGGTGCATCTTCTCAAGCAAGTGATGCAGAACAGGGTACAATAAAAATGAGCGAATTAGCACTTAAAATTAATAATGTAGCTGAAAATGCCAGGTCAATCGAAAAATTTTCCAAAGAAACACTGGCTTTGACACACAAGGGAATATCTTCTGTCGAAGAATTAACAGATAAATCTATGAAAACCATTGATATTGCTAACATGATCATTTCAGATATACAGGCACTAGGGAAAAATTCTGATTCCATTGGTGAAATTGTAGATGTAATATCAAAAATTGCCAGCCAAACTAATTTATTGGCATTAAACGCAGCTATTGAAGCCGCAAGAGCCGGTGAAATGGGCAGAGGATTTTCCGTTGTTGCCAGTGAAGTAAGGAAACTTGCTGAACAGACTATGGCCGCCTCCCGTGAAATTGCAGCACTGATAAAATCTATTCAGTCCCAGACCGTTAAAACTGTTGAAAAGGCTACAATGGCAGAGGGTATAATTAATTCACAAAATACTGCTGTCCAAAATACTGCTTCGGTTTTCAAAAATATATCATCTTCTATGGACCTCCTCGTTCAAAAAATAGGCCAGATAATGAATTCCATTTCCGAAATGGAAAAGAATAAGGAAGACGCCCTTACTGCCATACAAAATATTTCTTCAGTTTCTGAAGAGACTGCCGCATACTCACAGGAAGTTACAGCATCAATTGAAGAACAGGTATCCAGCATAGAAGAGCTGGCTTCTTATGCAAAAGAGTTGAACGAAGCTGCAAATAAACTTATGAATGAGATTAGCATTTTTAAAATTGAATAATCAACTATAAATAATCAACTATATTTAATTTACATACTTAACAACGCCTGCAATGAATTACAAAGAGTATAATCCAGGCTAAAAGACAGCTAAAGAAAAACAGGCGTTGTTTAAATTTTCTCAAAATTGGCTTTAATAATGGTACCGGGCTGTAATTCAGGTTTCAAAAATGTTTTTGGTGATGTGCTGACTATCCTGTTAATAACATATTCATTATCTTGAAGAGAATAAACTTCCACTTTTTCTCCCAAATATTCAACTTCAAATAACTCACTGTATTTATCGGCACTATATCCAAAAATAACATTGTATGGCACGATTGTGTAAAGTATCACATCAAACCCTCTCCTTGCAACTGTTTTTCAAGTTTTTCTTTTCTCCTGATTTGAATCAGCTCATAAAGCTTTTCAAGAGCTTGTGAAAGTCCCCCCAATTCTTTTATGAGTCCGTATTGTACCGCTTCTTCTCCAAACAAAACAGTCCCAACATCATTTGCAAGCTCACCTGTTTTAAGCATCAATTCCCTGAATTTTTCCCTACTTATATTGGAGTTCTTGGAGACAAATTGTACAACTCTTTCTTGCATTCTGTCAAAATATTCATATGTCTGCGGGACTCCAATAATAAGTCCATTTAGCCTTAAAGGATGTATTGTCATTGTTGCTGAAGGTGCAATAAAAGAATAGTCTGCTGCTACTGCCATAGGAACACCAATACTGTGACCTCCTCCCAATACCAAAGAAACCGTGGGTTTTGACATACTTGAAATCATTTCTGCAATTGCAAGCCCTGCTTCCACATCTCCTCCTACAGTATTTAAAATCAACAAAAGTCCATCTATTTCTTCTTCCTCTTCTATTGCTACCAGCTGAGGTATCACATGTTCGTATTTTGTCGTCTTATTTTGCGGCGGCAATATAATATGGCCTTCTATTTGCCCTATTATGGTAAGGCAATGAATATTACCCCTAGAATTTTTTACTGCAGGGCTACGGCTTATTTCGCTTGCATCAACTATTTCTTCATGTCCTTGAGACCCATTGGCCTTTTCACTGATTTTTCCTTCACATTTGTCTTTATCAATAATCTTGCTAAATGTAACCTTGTTTTCTCCTGTCATACTACCTACCACTCTCCACCATATTCCTTCTCTTAACTTCCTTGTTTTTAATACAGGTCCGGTAATATTATTTTCATTTATACCGGTTTTTAATCTTTATCATGTAAAAATCTACTAACAACAAAAACTCAAGGGGTGTAACCCTTGAGTTTTCACAATTTAATTTGAGTAAGCCTATAAGCCGGGTTCTGTATTAGACAGCCATCTATCTCGGCCATACATTACTGTATGGCTCAAGCCACCTACCCAGGACTGGCGGGCCACCTTAATGTCCCTCTTTATGGTGTTGCTCCAGGTGGGGTTTTCTAAGCCGGCCAGTCGCCTGACCGCTGGTGAGCTCTTACCTCACCTTTCCACCCTTACCTGATACAAATCAGGCGGTTATTTTCTATGCACTTTCCTTGAAGTCGCCTTCACCGGGAGTTACCCGGCACCTTGCCCTACGGAGCCCGGACTTTCCTCATATAAAGCCTTTAGGCTTGTATACGCGGCTGTCTGGCTTACTCATCATTATTTCAAATTTATTGCTTTATTGCATTTTTATTATAAGCCTGAAGATATACATTGTCAATAGTATTTGAAAGGAGCCATTTCCATTGTATTTCCCGTAATACTAATTTCAGGAAATCTATTTTTAAGCTGATCAACTATTTGAGGAATAATAATATTTTCAGTACTGAAGTGTCCGGCGTCAATTACACACATTCCCATTTCAGCCATTTCAATTGCAGTATGATATCTAACATCTCCTGTAATAAGAATGTCAATATTACCTGTCATTATTTTCAAAATTGTTTCATCAAAGCTTCCTGCAAAAACCGCTACTCTATTAATTTTTTCATCAATATTGCCAATTAATCTTATACAATCTGTTTTTAAACTCTTTTTAATATTACCTATAAATTCTGTTAGACTCTGTGGGGGTGACAGTATTCCCACCTTTCCAAGGCTATAACCTTTTCCCTTTGCTTCCAGAGGATATATATCATAAGCGACTTCCTCATATGGATGAGCTTTAAGCATTGCGCCAATTACTTTTTTAAGCTTTCTTCCTGGTACTATAGTCTCAAGTCTGTACTCTTCCACTTTCTCCAAAATCCCTTGAATTCCTATATATGGATTTGCATTATCTAAAGGTTTAAATGTGCCGATTCCTTTTGCCATAAAAAAACAATCGCTGTATTTCCCTATCCATCCCGCTCCCTCTTTGCTCATAGCCTCTCTTACAGTATCTACGCTATTAGCTGGTGTAAATACTACAACTTTATAAAGTTTCTCCGATTTGGTTATTTCAAGGTCTTTTATTTCAGTTAAGCCGATAGAACGTGCAAGATGCCAATTTACTCCTTCTTCTGCATAATCAAGATTGGTATGAGTGCAGTAAACACAAATATCCTTCTTTATTAAACGTGAAATCAAATTCCCTTTCCAATCATTCATATGTATACCCTTAATTGGTTTAAAGATCAGAGGATGATGGGATATTATCATATCTACATCTCCCGTTTCAGCATATTCTACAACAGGTGAAGTAATATCAAGGCATACCAGAATATGTTTTACCGCCTTCTCAAAGTTCCCTATAATCAGTCCTACATTATCCCATTCCTCCGCCAAGTATGTCGGAGCAATTTCCTCCATGAACTCTACTACTTCTTTGCATTTAATTGCCATTATTTGCAGCCTCCTTCAACCACGTTTTTTTGCTTTATTTGCTTCAATACTTCCAGTATCCCGCCTTTTAAAGAAATATACTTTTGTAGCTCAATTATGTCAATACTTTTAGATAATTTCATGCCCGATATTTTCTTATTTAGCATGGTTATTTTCTTACTTATGTATTCTTCTAATACCGGGCTTTTTTTAGAAATCAACTTCTCACTTAAATATATCTCAATTTCGTTATATGCTTTTAATTTACCCGTCCACTTTGCTACTTTTATATTATAAATTTTATTCCCTTCTTTTATTAACTCTTCATCTAGTATTTCAAATCCATTTTCATACAACCAAGCAGAAACCAGTTCTTCCGAATTCATAGGCTGCAGCACTAAAAGGCGTGCCCTTTTTGCTTTTGTTATTCCCTCACCAAGTATTTTTGCAATTAGCTTTCCTCCCATACCCGCAATTATTATAACATCTATTTCATTGTCCTTTATGGGCTCTAATCCATCTCCAACTCTTGCCTCAATATACTCTTCCAAGTGATATTCTTTAATATTTTTCTGAGCTCTAGCAACAGGACCTTCATTTATATCTGTTACAACAGCTCTCTTGCATATGCCCGTTTTTAAAAGGCATATAGGTATATACACATGGTCAGTACCTATATCACACACTATATTGCATTTAGGAACTTTTTTAGCAATTGAACCAAGCCTTCCTTTTAACTCCATATTTCCCGGCACATTGTATATTGTACCTTTAAAAGCACCTCCTACATAAATATACTGATATTTTTCAGTGAATTTTTTTAATCTTATTGTACACAATATTATTAGCAGTGTCCACTTTTTATTATGTTAGAGGTGTAAATAAGCTATGATCCAAAATTTTAGGGGAAAAAATATAAAAGATACGGAATCTCCAGAAGAAACAATAATCCTAAACAATAGCTATATAATTAATCCACCCAAAAACTACAAATCTCCATCCAAAACAAATGTTACTCTTCAGCTAAATTATATAGAAAACTTTGAAAGCTACACAGAAAAGCGTGTATAAAATAAAATGGTGGGCCTTCAGGGACTCGAACCCCGGACCAACCGGTTATGAGCCGGTTGCTCTAACCAACTGAGCTAAAGGCCCACTTGGCTCCTCAAGTAGGACTCGAACCTACGACCCTGCGGTTAACAGCCGCATGCTCTACCGACTGAGCTATTGAGGAATAAATTAGCCTTTGTACAGATTATATTATACTTGCACCACTATATGCGGTCAAGATTATAATTATTGATAATAACCATTTTTATTAATTTATAACTCTATAGCTACTTATTTCTACTGATATTACATTATATCTTAATATTAATCAAGATAATCTTTTAATTTTTTACTTCTACTTGGATGTCTCAGTTTTCTTAAAGCCTTTGCCTCTATTTGCCTTATTCTCTCTCTGGTAACATTGAATTCTTTGCCAACCTCCTCAAGAGTCCTTGCCCTACCGTCATCAAGGCCGAACCTTAGCCTTAATACTTTTTCTTCTCTTGGTGTAAGTGTATCTAATACTTCCATCAACTGCTCTTTTAATAAAGTAAAAGCTGCTGATTCTGCTGGTGCAGGTGCTTCTTCATCAGGAATAAAATCACCAAGATGACTATCTTCTTCTTCGCCGATAGGCGTTTCAAGGGATACTGGTTCTTGAGAAATTTTCATTATTTCTCTTACTTTTTCAACCGGCATATTCATTTCCTTAGCAATTTCCTCTGGCAATGGTTCTCGGCCTAATTCCTGCAGCAATTGTCTGGATACCCTTATCAACTTATTAATAGTTTCAACCATATGGACCGGTATTCTTATTGTCCTTGCCTGGTCGGCTATGGCTCTTGTAATTGCCTGCCTTATCCACCAGGTCGCATATGTGCTGAATTTGTAACCTTTTTTGTAATCAAACTTTTCCACTGCTTTTATAAGGCCTAAGTTGCCTTCCTGAATAAGGTCAAGGAAAAGCATACCCCTTCCTACATATCTTTTAGCAATACTTACAACCAATCTTAAGTTTGCTTCAGCAAGTCTCCGCTTTGCTTCAGGATCCCCCTCTTCCATTCTTCTAGCCAGCTCAATCTCTTCTTCGGCAGTTAAGAGAGGAACTTTTCCTATTTCTTTTAAATACATTCTTACCGGGTCATCTATACTTATCCCTTCAGGGATGCTTAAATCGATCTCCTCGTCAATAATCTGAATATCTTCAACTTCTTCTTCCAGGTCACCAACAACATCGATGCCCATATTTTCTACAGTCTCATATATTTTATCAATCTGATCTGGCTCCAACTCAACTTCTTCAAAAGCATCCATTATTTCCTTATAAGTAAGCATGCCTTTTGCTTTCCCTTTTTCTATAAGTTCTTTTAAAATGGCTTTTCTTACTTCGTTATTAGCCTTCAAGTATTACCCCTCCTTTCTTTGGAAGTACTAATGGTTTTTTAGTTCTCTGACTAATATATTTATTTCCTCTAATAATTGTCGTACTTCTTCTTTTTCCATACTATCCCTATTTTTCAGAATTTTTAATATTTCCTTCTTTCTTTCCTTCAGTTTTGTAACAGTTATTCTATTGACTACATCAAGTACAGCTTTGCCAATATCTTCAAAGTTGCAATCTTTTTCAATTATTCTTGCAAATTCGCCGGCCGTTTCAGTATCCATAATATTAAGGAGTTCTCCCGTAATAATGCCTGCACCCTCATCAAGTCTCCTGAAGACGACTGTGGCAATTTCTTTGTTAGTATTAGTAAAGTCATTAATACTTATTTTATCCTTTATCAATTTATATAAGCTATTGTCAATACACAATATTGCAAACAACAGCAGTTCAGCATAGCATATATCTTTTTCCTTATTGGACTCCTTCGGTTTTAAACTTTTTATTTCTTTATTATCGGTATAGGTTTTCACCTCTTTAAAAATTTTTTTTGGAGATAATTGTTTTAATACTTCTGCATACAATGACTCTTCACTTATACCATATTCCCCGGCAATTTTCTTAACATAAATCTCTATTTCAACACGGCTATTCAACTTTGACAGAACCTCTGCAGCCCTGTTTATAAATCTAATTTTTCCTTCTACATTATTAGTATCTATTTGCCTTTTTAAATAGTTGATTTTATATTCAACAAGGGTCATTGCATTATCAATTAATTTCCTGAATTCATCAGCTCCACTTTTTCTTATAAAATCATCAGGATCCTTTCCCTCAGGGATAGTCAAAACCTTTACAACACAACCCATTCCCGAGAGTAAATCCAGGCTTCTTATAGTAGCTGTCTGTCCTGCCGTATCCGCATCAAAAGACATTATAATTTCTTCTGCGTATTTTCTTAACAAACGGCCTTGATTTTCAGTAAGTGCTGTGCCTAATGAAGCTACACTATTTATTATTCCATTTTGGTGAAGGGATATAACATCCATATATCCCTCCACAACAATCAGTTTTCGTTCACCTGAACTTCTGGCAAAATTCAATGCATAAAGGTTACTGCCCTTGTTGTATACCAGAGTTTCAGGAGAATTCATATATTTAGGCATCGAAGAGCCTAGCACTCTTCCTCCAAATCCTATTACATTGCCTCTTACATCAAATATAGGAAACATCAACCTATCTCTGAATCTGTCAATATAATCTTCCTTATTAGTTTTCAGTATCAACCCGCTTTCTATTATTGCTTTCTTACTAAATCCTTTATTTAGAAGGTATTTATACAAATGATCATTTTCAGGCAAAGAATACCCCAACCCAAACCTTTTCATAGTTCTATCAAGGATGTCTCTTTTTTTTAAGTATTCTCTTGCCATTGCTCCCGTTGAAGAAACAATGTTTTCATAAAAGTAACGGGCAGCTGTCTTATTTATTTCCAATATTTCCTGCCTTAACCTAGCTGCTTCATCATCTTTTGCCCTTTTTCCTTCAGGTAGCTTAATTCCAGCTCTATCTGCAAGATACTTCACTGCTTCTATAAAATCAAGGTTCTCTATATTCATTATAAAATGAATAACATTTCCTCCCTTATTGCAGCCAAAACAGTTAAAAATCTGCATTGCCGGTGTAACACTAAAAGAGGGTGTTTTTTCATTGTGAAAAGGGCATAATCCAAAAAAATATTTCCCTCTTTTTTCAAGCCTTACATATTCAGAGACCACATCTACAATATCATTACTCAATCTAACCTCTTCGATTAGTTCTTCCGGTAAATAATTATACATTTATCATCTTATAACTTTACTCATCTCCTTATTAATTTATATATTATTTTTTCGACATAATTTATTAATTATCCTCCTTTTTTCAACAAATAATCTAAAAATAATTCCAAAATAAAACTCATCCCTTTTTATACATAGGTGATGAGAGGAGTGACGTTTTATAAAATATATTCTACATAA encodes the following:
- a CDS encoding methyl-accepting chemotaxis protein; its protein translation is MKLFGKSSKKSTKKSSKSVVTAASKVVKDLPSMKRLFSRVTFYRIRNKLIVAFTTLIIPMVLLGIISYSTAASSIKNITRNSTEDTMLQASKYLELLFQNIDSFSMQIYLDQTIQDYLSNKDGRLTKTDYEMFQLRQDVEKAFSRYTFSNKDVSNVLIVGEEGKYFSMASNIKYNFDYNAIKETRVYQLISSGEGKLVWLGNHSELDEIVYDKKSDFSISAARIIRSINSSKPIGLLLIDLKLEIIDSLFDNMNLNEGSEIHFISPDGYDYSCVKSGKEDETVTPLDVTSHSFYKSIKESEDINGSSTVSIHKKRYLMLYQKIGSSGYTLMSLIPESALLGAAKRIASVTAVLVILSIAFALVIVTVMATGIGRVINKITYVAEQASTGNLTVESKSDRKDELGFLSGSISSMITNMRGLIKQVIDLTQTVSKSASVVSNTSQDVSQVSHEISVAIQEIAQGASSQASDAEQGTIKMSELALKINNVAENARSIEKFSKETLALTHKGISSVEELTDKSMKTIDIANMIISDIQALGKNSDSIGEIVDVISKIASQTNLLALNAAIEAARAGEMGRGFSVVASEVRKLAEQTMAASREIAALIKSIQSQTVKTVEKATMAEGIINSQNTAVQNTASVFKNISSSMDLLVQKIGQIMNSISEMEKNKEDALTAIQNISSVSEETAAYSQEVTASIEEQVSSIEELASYAKELNEAANKLMNEISIFKIE
- a CDS encoding YlzJ-like family protein, whose product is MILYTIVPYNVIFGYSADKYSELFEVEYLGEKVEVYSLQDNEYVINRIVSTSPKTFLKPELQPGTIIKANFEKI
- a CDS encoding ATP-dependent Clp protease proteolytic subunit; translated protein: MTGENKVTFSKIIDKDKCEGKISEKANGSQGHEEIVDASEISRSPAVKNSRGNIHCLTIIGQIEGHIILPPQNKTTKYEHVIPQLVAIEEEEEIDGLLLILNTVGGDVEAGLAIAEMISSMSKPTVSLVLGGGHSIGVPMAVAADYSFIAPSATMTIHPLRLNGLIIGVPQTYEYFDRMQERVVQFVSKNSNISREKFRELMLKTGELANDVGTVLFGEEAVQYGLIKELGGLSQALEKLYELIQIRRKEKLEKQLQGEGLM
- a CDS encoding Nif3-like dinuclear metal center hexameric protein, coding for MAIKCKEVVEFMEEIAPTYLAEEWDNVGLIIGNFEKAVKHILVCLDITSPVVEYAETGDVDMIISHHPLIFKPIKGIHMNDWKGNLISRLIKKDICVYCTHTNLDYAEEGVNWHLARSIGLTEIKDLEITKSEKLYKVVVFTPANSVDTVREAMSKEGAGWIGKYSDCFFMAKGIGTFKPLDNANPYIGIQGILEKVEEYRLETIVPGRKLKKVIGAMLKAHPYEEVAYDIYPLEAKGKGYSLGKVGILSPPQSLTEFIGNIKKSLKTDCIRLIGNIDEKINRVAVFAGSFDETILKIMTGNIDILITGDVRYHTAIEMAEMGMCVIDAGHFSTENIIIPQIVDQLKNRFPEISITGNTMEMAPFKYY
- a CDS encoding SAM-dependent methyltransferase; this encodes MCTIRLKKFTEKYQYIYVGGAFKGTIYNVPGNMELKGRLGSIAKKVPKCNIVCDIGTDHVYIPICLLKTGICKRAVVTDINEGPVARAQKNIKEYHLEEYIEARVGDGLEPIKDNEIDVIIIAGMGGKLIAKILGEGITKAKRARLLVLQPMNSEELVSAWLYENGFEILDEELIKEGNKIYNIKVAKWTGKLKAYNEIEIYLSEKLISKKSPVLEEYISKKITMLNKKISGMKLSKSIDIIELQKYISLKGGILEVLKQIKQKNVVEGGCK
- the rpoD gene encoding RNA polymerase sigma factor RpoD; translation: MKANNEVRKAILKELIEKGKAKGMLTYKEIMDAFEEVELEPDQIDKIYETVENMGIDVVGDLEEEVEDIQIIDEEIDLSIPEGISIDDPVRMYLKEIGKVPLLTAEEEIELARRMEEGDPEAKRRLAEANLRLVVSIAKRYVGRGMLFLDLIQEGNLGLIKAVEKFDYKKGYKFSTYATWWIRQAITRAIADQARTIRIPVHMVETINKLIRVSRQLLQELGREPLPEEIAKEMNMPVEKVREIMKISQEPVSLETPIGEEEDSHLGDFIPDEEAPAPAESAAFTLLKEQLMEVLDTLTPREEKVLRLRFGLDDGRARTLEEVGKEFNVTRERIRQIEAKALRKLRHPSRSKKLKDYLD
- a CDS encoding DNA primase produces the protein MYNYLPEELIEEVRLSNDIVDVVSEYVRLEKRGKYFFGLCPFHNEKTPSFSVTPAMQIFNCFGCNKGGNVIHFIMNIENLDFIEAVKYLADRAGIKLPEGKRAKDDEAARLRQEILEINKTAARYFYENIVSSTGAMAREYLKKRDILDRTMKRFGLGYSLPENDHLYKYLLNKGFSKKAIIESGLILKTNKEDYIDRFRDRLMFPIFDVRGNVIGFGGRVLGSSMPKYMNSPETLVYNKGSNLYALNFARSSGERKLIVVEGYMDVISLHQNGIINSVASLGTALTENQGRLLRKYAEEIIMSFDADTAGQTATIRSLDLLSGMGCVVKVLTIPEGKDPDDFIRKSGADEFRKLIDNAMTLVEYKINYLKRQIDTNNVEGKIRFINRAAEVLSKLNSRVEIEIYVKKIAGEYGISEESLYAEVLKQLSPKKIFKEVKTYTDNKEIKSLKPKESNKEKDICYAELLLFAILCIDNSLYKLIKDKISINDFTNTNKEIATVVFRRLDEGAGIITGELLNIMDTETAGEFARIIEKDCNFEDIGKAVLDVVNRITVTKLKERKKEILKILKNRDSMEKEEVRQLLEEINILVRELKNH